Proteins encoded by one window of Pseudoxanthobacter soli DSM 19599:
- a CDS encoding amino acid ABC transporter ATP-binding protein produces MSADEPLIRIAGLRKSFGGHEVLKGVSVDVHPGEVVTVIGASGSGKSTFLRCINVLEKPDAGKVTFDGRTVDFAAGGGRGPSARELRALRTSIGMVFQSFNLWPHMTVLENVIEAPIRVRKVSRAEAIETAEALLRRIGLAEKRDAYPGRLSGGQQQRVAIARALAMKPQLMLFDEPTSALDPELVGDVLSLIADLAAEGMTMMLVTHEIGFAREVSTRTIFFDAGVVAEDGPSRDVLRQPQSERLRQFLKRVLHETVARGDAVGGQ; encoded by the coding sequence ACGAGCCGCTGATCAGGATCGCCGGGCTGCGCAAGAGCTTCGGCGGCCACGAGGTGCTGAAGGGCGTTTCGGTGGACGTGCACCCTGGCGAGGTGGTGACCGTCATCGGAGCCAGTGGATCCGGCAAGAGCACGTTCCTGCGCTGCATCAACGTCTTGGAGAAGCCGGACGCCGGCAAAGTGACCTTCGACGGCCGCACGGTCGATTTCGCGGCCGGTGGTGGCCGAGGCCCCTCGGCGCGGGAACTGCGCGCGCTCAGGACCTCCATCGGCATGGTGTTCCAGAGCTTCAATCTCTGGCCGCACATGACGGTGCTGGAGAATGTGATCGAGGCGCCGATCCGGGTGAGGAAGGTGTCGCGCGCGGAAGCGATCGAGACCGCCGAGGCGCTGCTGCGCCGCATCGGCCTCGCCGAGAAGCGCGACGCCTATCCCGGCCGCCTCTCCGGTGGCCAGCAGCAGCGCGTCGCCATCGCCCGTGCGCTTGCCATGAAGCCGCAGCTGATGCTGTTCGACGAGCCGACTTCCGCGCTCGACCCGGAGCTTGTCGGCGACGTGCTCTCCCTGATCGCCGACCTGGCCGCAGAGGGCATGACGATGATGCTCGTCACCCACGAGATCGGCTTCGCCCGGGAAGTCAGCACCCGAACCATCTTCTTCGATGCCGGCGTCGTCGCCGAGGACGGCCCGTCGCGCGACGTGCTGCGCCAGCCGCAGAGCGAACGGCTGCGCCAGTTCCTGAAGCGCGTGCTGCACGAGACTGTCGCCCGCGGCGACGCCGTGGGAGGGCAGTGA
- a CDS encoding amino acid ABC transporter permease, whose product MDMLPEWITVLGPYMPGFLNASWLVLVLTLLVIVLSWVFGLVAALGKASRFAVFRQASTFYIWFIRGTPTLIQIFIVYFGLPQFGLRLSPFVAGVIALGINSGAYVAEIVRSGLMAIPKGQMESSLALGLSRFDAMRRIILPQVFRIIVPPLTNEAISTLKNTSLLSTITVVELTLYSQTIIATTFRPFEFYTATAVIYLLLTTILSQFAAWAERHYARRT is encoded by the coding sequence ATGGACATGCTTCCCGAATGGATCACCGTGCTCGGCCCCTACATGCCGGGCTTTCTCAACGCCTCCTGGCTCGTGCTCGTTCTGACACTTCTCGTCATCGTGCTGAGCTGGGTGTTCGGCCTCGTCGCCGCGCTCGGCAAGGCATCGCGGTTCGCCGTGTTCCGGCAGGCCAGCACCTTCTACATCTGGTTCATTCGCGGCACGCCGACGCTGATCCAGATCTTCATCGTCTATTTCGGCCTGCCGCAGTTCGGATTGCGTCTGTCGCCGTTCGTCGCCGGCGTGATCGCACTCGGCATCAACTCCGGCGCCTATGTTGCGGAGATCGTCCGTTCCGGCCTGATGGCCATTCCCAAGGGTCAGATGGAATCCTCGCTCGCCCTCGGGCTCAGCCGGTTCGATGCCATGCGCCGCATCATCCTGCCCCAGGTGTTCCGCATCATCGTGCCGCCGCTGACGAACGAGGCGATCTCGACGCTGAAGAACACCTCGCTGCTCTCCACCATCACCGTCGTGGAACTGACGCTCTATTCGCAGACGATCATCGCCACGACGTTCCGCCCGTTCGAGTTCTACACCGCCACCGCGGTGATCTACCTCCTCCTGACCACCATCCTGTCCCAGTTCGCGGCGTGGGCCGAGC